The Drosophila mauritiana strain mau12 chromosome 2R, ASM438214v1, whole genome shotgun sequence genome has a segment encoding these proteins:
- the LOC117138503 gene encoding cytochrome b-c1 complex subunit 9: protein YLNSGRFQHCLSTQPNKSAVCLACGKSLIGNKSNVFKKNLANMKVIYNTLFKRTSTYAVAIIASAFFFERALDVTSVAIFEGINKGKLWKDIKGKYE from the exons TATTTAAATTCTGGACGTTTCCAACACTGTTTGTCAACTCAACCTAACAAATCAGCTGTGTGTTTGGCGTGTGGAAAAAGTTTGATTGGGAACAAATCGAacgtttttaaaaaaaatctagCCAACATGAAGGTTATCTACAACACCCTGTTCAAGCGCACCTCCACCTACGCCGTGGCCATCATCGCGTCGGCCTTTTTCTTCGAGCGCGCTCTCGATGTCACGTCGGTTGCGATTTTCGAGGGCATCAACAAAGGC AAACTCTGGAAGGACATTA